In the genome of bacterium, one region contains:
- a CDS encoding DUF1294 domain-containing protein, producing MTFFYIAVVLINLLAFAVIGSDKKRSINNGERVSEVNLFFVGHIFLALQGCCWACSLLDIRLKNSNLFLASLFCCCSK from the coding sequence ATGACCTTCTTTTATATCGCAGTTGTGTTGATAAATCTGCTCGCCTTTGCGGTAATCGGCTCAGATAAAAAGCGCAGCATCAATAACGGCGAACGCGTTAGCGAAGTAAACTTATTTTTTGTGGGCCATATTTTTTTGGCTCTGCAGGGGTGTTGCTGGGCATGCTCGCTTTTAGACATAAGACTCAAAAACTCAAATTTATTTTTGGCATCACTATTCTGCTGCTGCAGCAAGTGA
- a CDS encoding DUF1428 family protein, with the protein MLLEACAVWKKFGALDYKECKIDDAAPKYVTFTFAKMAKTKPTEDVWFSFITFKSKAHRNEVNKKSWLSSIKSTVTKWICRSTWKQLLLCQASKVEVGM; encoded by the coding sequence TTGCTACTGGAAGCATGCGCGGTATGGAAGAAGTTCGGCGCGTTGGACTACAAAGAATGCAAAATTGATGATGCTGCTCCGAAATATGTAACCTTTACCTTTGCTAAGATGGCAAAAACCAAGCCGACCGAAGACGTGTGGTTCTCTTTTATTACCTTCAAGTCCAAAGCACATCGCAACGAAGTAAATAAAAAGTCATGGCTTTCTTCGATAAAAAGTACGGTGACAAAATGGATATGCCGTTCGACATGGAAGCAGCTTCTCCTATGCCAGGCTTCCAAAGTTGAAGTGGGAATGTAA